The following nucleotide sequence is from Halorussus caseinilyticus.
CCCGAGACACATAATTCTGCGTTTTCACTACATAACTATATATTGCTAAAGAATGGGCAAATATGTCTGAATCCTCATCCTCGGCCGTCGGACTGATGCCGATAGCGTTCCGCAAAAAAGAACGACGCCGCGGCGTCGTGACGGTCCGGCGCTCGATTAGGCCGTGACGGTCGTCGTCTGGGTGGCGGTGTTGCCCTTCGAGTCCGTGACGGTGAGCGTCACGTCGTAGGTGCCACTGCCCTTCTTCTCCTGCAGTTTGTCCGACCCGGACGCGCTGGACCCGCTGACCGAGGTGGTCGCGGAATCGACCGTAGTGGACTGGGTGAGCGCGAGGTCCACCGACGCGAGGTCCCCGTCGGCGTCCGAGACGCTCCAACTGACCTCGAAGCGCGCCCAACCGCCGTTGCTCCGGTTGTTGACGCTGAGCGAATCGACCGACGGTGCGGTGTCGCCCGTGCCGCCACCGCCGCTGTCGCCGTTGAGCGCGGCCTCAACGTCGAGGAGACCGTAGCCCTGTTCGTTGCTCGACAGGCCGAGGTCCTCGGCGGTGTTCTGGAGCGTACTCCGGGCCTCGGTGTTGCTCGCGCCGTTGGCCATGAGTTGGGCACCCGCGCCCGAGACGTGCGGGCAGGACATCGACGTGCCCGAGAGGGTGTCGTAGCCGCCGCCCGCGTACGTCGAGTAGATGCTCCCGCCCGGTGCGGCGAGTTCGACCTCGGAACCGGTCGAGGAGAAACTCGACAGGGTGTCGTCGCTGTCGGTCGAAGACACTGCGACGGCGTTACTGTAGGCGGCCGGATAGCCGACGCACTCGTTACACGGACCGGAGTTGCCAGCGGAAGAGACCACCAGCACGCCGTTGTTGTAGGCGTAGTCCACGGCGTCTTTGACGGTGGTCGACCCGGAACTCGCGCCGAGGCTCAGGCTGGCTACGTCGTAGCCCTGATTGGCGGCCCATTCGAGACCGGCGGCAACGTCGGAGAACGACCCGCTTCCGTCGTCGCCAAGCACCTTGCCAGCGTGGAGAGTGGCCTCGGTCGAGACGCCGACGACGCCCTCGCTGTTGTTGACGGCGTTCGCAATCCCGGCGCAGTGGGTGCCGTGGCCGTCGCCGTCCTCCCACGTCCCTTTGCCCGAGAAGTCTTTCCCGGTGCCGAGGTTGGCCTGCAGGTCGGGGTGGTCGGAGTCGATACCGGTGTCGAGGATGGCGATGTCCGCGCCGCTACCGGTGTTACCGTTGCTGTGTGCCACGTCCGCGTCCACGCGGTCGATGCCCCACGGCAGGGTCTGGGCCAGCGCTTCCACCGTGCCGTTCTCTTCGACGTAGCGCACGTTGGGGTTGTTCTGGAGGCCCTTGGCCGCCACTGCGGGCATCTTGGCGGTCACGACATCGATGGAGTCGAACTCCCGGACCGTCTCGTTCGCCTTGTCGAGGGTCTCCTGTCGGCCGCGCTCGGACGAGAATCCGACGTTGACTTCGACTTCGCCGCTCGCACTCCCGAGTCCGGCGAGTCCGGCCGCCGCTATCGACCCGCCAGCGATTTTCAGCACGTTACGTCTCGAAACGCCGTTTCTATTATCAGCCATCTGGTAGTAAACTACGCCGAACCATGTTAAGTGTTTCCATAAGACGCATAATATAATTGATTCAGTGACGAATTTTACGGGTTCGGGCGTGACGACGACGGACTTCCGTCTGACGTAAGAACTATACCGCTTCGCTCGGCCCATATCCCTATGGGCTTCATGAACAAAATCCTCGGCGACCGGGACGCACACACTGCCGAGGACTACGTGGAACTCAATCTCGACGACTTCGACACGGCGTCTGGTGACGCCGCGATGCAGGTCCACATCGCCGAGATACAGGGCCAGCAGGACGTAATCGCCATCAAGGACGCTATCTACGACGGCGACCTCGTGGTCGCCGACATCACCCGCCTACGGACCGAAGACACGACCGTAGAGCGAATCACCAACGAACTCCAGCAGGTCGCCCGCGAGGTAGACGGCGACATCGTACAGAAAGGCGACGACCAGATTCTCGTCACCCCGACCGGCGTGAAGGTCAGTCGAGAGAAACTCACTCGCTGACGCTCCGACTTCTACTTCAGGGCGCGCTCGACCCTACCCGCCACGCTTCGGGCTTTCTCGGCCAACTCCGGAGCGACGTAACCGTCTTCGACCGCCTCGTCTAACTCGTCGTCGTCCACGCGTTCGACTTCGCCGTCGGGGAACTTCACTACGTCCACGTGGAGGTCCACGTAGCGCGCCGCGTCGGGGAACAGTTCGACGGGCGTGCAGACGTTGACGTAGGTTCCCTTCTTCGCGCCGTCCTCGCTCCGGTAGACCGTCGGATACCACCACCGGCCCTCGCGGAACTTCGTGACCGCCACGTCGCCGGACTCGCGCGTCGTGCCGAGTGCGTCGTAGGTCCCTCGGCCCGACATCTGTCTGCGGACCGTGACCTTCCCCTCGCCGGGGGAACACTGCGTGACCTCGCCGCGGCCGAGCGAGAAACACCGGCCGTCGGGCTTGCCGTGGCGGATTTCGAGGCGGTCGCCCTCGCTCGGCCCGAACTGCCGGAGGGCCGCGCCCGTCGGAAAGTCGTCGCCGTCGGCCGGACCCTCGGTCTCGGCCCAGAGGTCTTCCACGAAGTCCACCGCGGCGCTGGCCGAGGCGCGGGCGGCCTTCACCCGGTGGTGGCCCGGCATCGTGGTCGTGACCTCGCGGCGGGCCTCGTCCAAGCCGAATCTGGACTCGCGGCCGAACCAGCACCACGTCGTCGTCTCGGGCGCGGCGAGTCTCCGGGGCACGTCGCCGCCCTCGGCGTCCTCGGGCGAGTCGGGCGCGTCCGCGAGCGCGGCGTCGATGGTCTCGGCCTGCGCGACTGCCCGGCCGAGGGCGTCGTCCATCGCGTCCATGCCCGCGTCCTCGGCGGCGTACTCCCACCGGACGCCCCAGTCGTCGGGTACCTCGGTCGGGAGCATCTGGGTCGTCCGGGCGAGTTCGGTCCGGGTCGCCTCGTCGCCGGAGGCCACCACCTTGTCGATGCCCTTCGAGAGGCTGGCGACTCCGCCGAACGCCTGTATCTCGGTGCCGAGGTCGGGCCGGTGGTCGGCCCACGGCGGCGCGGCGTCGTGGACCTGCACCCGAACTCGGTCGCCCTCGTGGATTCGCCGGTCGATTCTGCCGAACGAGAGGTAGCCCTCTCGGTCGCCGAGGTCCACGACTGCGCCGCCACCGAGGGTGTCGCTCACCGCGGCGTCGAAGACCGCCCCGCGCGGGGCCGGGTCCGACCATCGGAAGGCGTCCACGCCGACTTCGGCGAGGTTCTCGGCGACCGCTTCGACCGCCTCGGGGTCGCCGGTCACGCCCGCGCCCTGCCGGTCGTCCGTGGTCCCGACGCTGGCGTCGTACTCCTTACTCGGGAAGTTCGCGTCGAAGCGCCGCCGGATGGGTGGCGAGGCCTGCACCACCTCGAACGACTCGCGGAGACGCTGGGTCAGCGCGGTGGTGTAGATACCGCGGATGCGGACGCCGGTCATAGTTCCTCGCGGTCGGTTGCGAACCGGACTCGCTCGTGGACCGTCGGGCCGAGGGTCAACTCGACCACCTCGTCGCTCAGCACCCGGCCGCCCTCGACGTAGACGCCCCACGAGTCGAACCGAAGCCACCCGCGTACGTCGGCGCTGTGGGTGAACAGGTCGGCGTACTCGACCGCGTGTTCGGGATACTCGGAAGTGCTGTGGGTCAGGTCCATGTCGGAGTAGACGACATCCCGGTCCTCGAAGAACGATTCAATCGTCCCGGCCGTTCGCTCGGCGTCGGACGCCGCGGCGTCCGACGCCTCTCGGAGAGCGTCTTCGGAGACGCCCGCCTCGCGTAGCGCGCGTCGCGTGCGGGGGTCGAAGCTCATATGAGAACGGTCGGGCGGCGGTGCCTTCGGTGTAGCGATTCGGGAGAGTCTCTCAGTCGTCGGCGGGGACGGTGCCGGTCCAGTTGGCGTCGGTGGTGGCGCTCGTCGTTCCGAGGTCGGGCATCTCGCGCTCTTCCTCGGCGGGTTCCTCTGCTTGCGCAATCTCGTCGTTCTCGTCGTTCTCGTCGCCGCTCGGCGGTGCTGTGTACAGGAGTCCTCGACTTTCGCTTCGGTACGTCATCTTGTCAAAATATCTGGCCGATTCTGGTTGTTAAGCGTTCCCCTGAGAGTCTTAATGGTGTATTATCACAATTAAGGAATCAAAGGTCCTTCGGGAGCCAGATAATTGGTTCTGGGATTCGTAACGTCGAGCGATGGAACGCGACCCGATAGAAGAAGGTGCGACCGACTCGGCGGACCTCTACGACATCGCCACGTGGGAGTCCCGGAGTTGGCTCGACAAGTTGTCAGGCGGGGTGTATCGCAGTTTACGTCGGTTGGGCCACGTAATCGTCGTCCTACTCGCGCTCGTCATCCTCGTCGCCCAGTTCGCGCTGACCGGACTGGCGGCCATCAGCGACCCGATAATCGGCGCGTTCGTCCTCATGTCGGTCGTCCCGGCGTTCGGTCTCGCCGCCTACATCTGGTACGCCGACGTGACGACTTCCGAACCGCTCTCGCTTCTGGTGGCGACGTTCCTGCTCGGCGTGCTGTTCGCGGGATTCGCCGCCATCATCAACACGCTGGCGGGCGCGATTACGCTCGTTCCGGTCGTCGGGATGGTGCTGTTCTTCTATCTAGTCGTCGCGCCGGTCGAAGAGGTGGTGAAGTGGCTGGCGATTCGGCTCTACGCCTTCCGGAGCGACCGATTCGACGCGGTTATCGACGGCGCGGTGTACGGCGCGATGGCTGGACTGGGCTTCGCCACCATCGAAAACGCCATCTACATCACCCAGAGCATCGCCGACGTGGGCACTATCGGCTCTCAGCAAATCGCGTCGGCGGGCCAGACCGCCGCGGTCCGCCTGCTGGCCGGTCCGGGTCACGTCATCTACTCGGCGTTCGCTGGCTACTATCTCGGTCTCGCCAAGTTCAACCGGGAGAACGCCGGTCCCATCGTGGTCAAGGGCCTGCTCATCGCGGCGTTCATCCACGGAACCTACAACTCGCTGGTGACGTACCTGAACCCGCTCCTCGACGCGTTGGGACTCGCTGTCGCACCGGGCGTGGCGTTCCTCGGGTTCGTCGTCGTCTACGACGGCGTGTTCGGCTACCTGCTCTACCGGAAACTCTCGCACTACCGGAACGCCTACCGGCAGGTGGACATGGGTACGAGCGTCAGTTTCGCGGACGAAAGCGTCGGACGCGACCGGGCCGACTTCGAGGAATCGACCGACGGCGCAGGGGACTACGAGACCTCCGAGGGGTACTCGGAGAGTCGGCGCGCCGCGGACGCCTCGGAGGGACGACGTACCGAAAGTCAGTATCCCGAAGGCGACTCCGAGTAGCCCCCTCTATCCCGATTCGTCACCGCTCGGGCGTCCCGAGGACTTCTGCGCCGCCGACTTCGAAGCCAGCGTCGTCGAGCAGTCGTTCGGCGTACTTTGCGATTACGTCCACCTCCAGATGAACCGGGTCGCCGGGTTCCTTCTCCGAGAGGTTGGTCACGCGGCGGGTCTCGGGGATGATGGCGACCGAGAAGGCGTCGTCACCGCGGTCGGCCACCGTGAGACTGATGCCGTCCACCGTCACCGACCCCTTGTCCACGACGTATCTGCCGAACCCCTCGGGGACGGCGAACTCGTACTCCCAGTCCTCGCCGACCTCGCGCACGGCCACGACCTCGGCGGTCGTATCGACGTGACCCTGCACTACGTGGCCGTCGAAGCGCCCGTCGGCGGGCATCGCGCGTTCGAGGTTCACCGGGTCGCCAGCCTCGACTTCGCCGAGGTAGGTCTTTGCGACGGTTTCGCTGGCGAGGAACACCTCGAACCAGTCGTCGCCGAACTCCTCGACGGTCAGGCAGACGCCGCTGACGCTGATGCTCTGGCCGCGTTCGAGGTCCCCGGTGACTTCCTCGCCCTCGATGCGGAGGCGACGGCCCTCGTCGGTCACGGTCACGTCCCGCACTGCGCCCGACTCCTCAACGATTCCGGTAAACATACCAGATTTGTGGGTCTCGTCGGGTGAAAAGGATTGCGGAGTCGGCGAGGGGTCGCGCGAGCGTTCGACGCTGGACGACGACCACCGCCGACGCTACGGACTTTCTCGGCGTCTCGTGCGGCGTATCGGGCCGTGAACGGCGGCCGGGGCGTGCCCCAATCTTACTCCACCCGGCGCGCGCGGGCGCGCCTCCGTGGCGCGCCCATCCGCGCGAGGGAGTCGGCCGCCTCCGGCGGCCGACGAGGTTGGGGAGGCGTGAGGTCCGTGCGGTGCGGTCTGATTGGCTCACGGAGTAGCTAGCTTCCCAGATACTCCTGCGGTCGCAGTCGCGGTGCCGTCGCAATGCGGTCGCGGTCGGTGGTCACGCAGTCCCGAACGAGGTGTTGCGCTGTCGCGGTCTCTGAACATCTCGCGAACCTCCGAACGACTACCTTTTCAATGCTTAAGGAATTATGTAGAGTTATCAAACAAATACTACTATTGCTTAGGGAAACATGAAGCCGTCTCGCGACGTTCGCCCGCGGGGTTTTTGACCGCCCGCCCGGAACCGACAGGTGATGAACAAACCGGGCATCATCGGTACGCTCCAACTCGCGGCGACGCTCGTCTTCGCGCTTCCGGTCGGTCTGCTCGGCGTCCAGTTCCTCCTTGATGGCGAGACCATCCTCGGCGGCGGATTCCTTGTCGTCGCGGTCATGATGGTCGTGTTAGAGGAGTACCTGACGACGCCGACCGACGTTCCCGGCGCGGTGGCGCGCAAGACGGTCGGGAAAGTGGCGAAGACGCCGGACGACGAGGAGTGAGTCACGCCGTTTCGGCGATTTTGTCGGTGGCTTCGACTGCTTGCGTCGGGATGGCTAGCGTTTCTCGAAGGGAAGCGACGGCAACGACAGAGGCGATTTAAAGAGAGCTAGCTACAGGCTTGAACCAATCAGACCGCACGGCACCGCAACCGCGAACCTCACACCTCCCCAACCGCCTGCGTTGCTCGGCCTACGGCCTGCGCTACTCGTCCCTCGCGCGGATGGGCGCGACCACTCGCGGGTCGCGCTCGCGCGCGCCGGGTGGTCGGTCGAAGTAGTTCGTGCGTCCGGTCGAAATCGAGAGAAAGGGGTCGCAGTGCGCTACGCTACCCGCGTCTCACTGCGGCGTCGCTTCCGAGACTTCCGCCAGCGCGTCTTCGAGGTCCTTCTCGTTTCGCTCGTTGTAGAGCAACACGTCGATTGGCAGGGTCGGCGCGCCGCCGACCAGATTCTCCATGATGACGAGACGTTCGCGCGCGCGAGACATCCCGACGTAGAACACCCGTCGCTCGTTGTCGGTCAGCACCGGCACCGGGTCGGTCGTGGAGGTGAACTCCTCGCCGTCCACTTCGCCGTCCACCGTGGCGGCCATCTGTTCTACCACCTTCTCGGTCAGGTCCGTAGCGACGAACACGTGGTCGGCCTCGCGGCCCTTCGCGGAGTGGATGGTGCCGAGGCGCACCCGGTCGGCGGCCATGCCCTGATAGTCGCTCTGGAAGTAGGCCCGCATCGAGTTCTTCTGGAAACTCGTGACCTTCCGCACCATGTCGGCGGCCGAGGCCGGACCCGGCATGAACGGCGCGAAGTCGGTCACGAAGTCGGGTTCGACCTCGATTTCCGCGAGGTCGTCCGTCTCCGCTTCCTCCTTTCGGTCGTCTATCGCGTCGAACAACTCGTCGCGTTCGTTGGTGCCGAACGCAGAGTCCTGAAGCATGTCGGCGAGGCGTCGGGCCTGAAGCGCCGTGATGGGGTCGTCGTTCTCGACCTTCTCGACGGCGTCCACGTACTGCTGGAGTCGGTCGGTCCACATCCGCTGGTCGGTCAGACACTTGAACGGGATGCCCTCGTCGATGAACTCGTCGATGAACCGGAACATCTGGTAGCGCGCCCGGAACAGAATCATCAGGGTGCCGTCGTGTTCCTCGATGGTGTACCTGACGTTCCGGACGAGCTCGAGCATCGACGGGCTATCGACCTGTTCGACCGTCCCGCCCTCCTTGCGCGGCGAGAGGTTCTTCTCTTGGCGCTCGTCTATGTGACGCACTTCCTGTTGGACGACTTGCAGAATCTCGGAGGGGAGGCGGTGGGACGTGTCGAGAATCACGTCGTTGCCTTCCTCTTCGAGCAGGAGTTTGGGGTCCGCGCCCTGCCACGCGTAGACCACTTGGTCGTCGTCGCCCGCGATGAGGACTTCCTCCATGTGGGGTTTCCACTCCTCGTACACGTCGTACTGGAGGCTGGTGATGTCCTGAAACTCGTCGATGACGAGGTAATCGACGTTCGGGAGGAGCGACCGCTGGCGGACCCGTTCGAGCATGTCTGCGAAGCCAACGAGGTCGTTCTCGCCCTTGTAGTTGCGCCACCCGCGGATGGCCTCGGGCACGTCGAGTCGGTCGTCGTCGCTGGGCCACGTCGGAGTGTACTTGTTGCCCTCTTGAGCGTTGGGGTCGATGTCCGGCGGCAGGCGAACCTCCTCGTCGTTCCACTGGAAGGGCACGTCGTACCAGTCGGACACGTCCCGGCGGGTCCGCTGAAGCCACTGGCTGGTGGCGATTATCTTGTTGCCGAGCGTGGTAGAGCGTGCGGTCCGACGACCTGCGCCACTGTACTCGTCTTCGAACTCGATGCCGAAGTCCTCGCAGAACTCCTTCTTGTCGGACTCGCCCACCACGTCGCTCCGCGAGAGGTCGAGCAGTTCGTAGGCTTTCGCGTGCATCGTGCAGACCGACCCCTGAAGCGAACGCGGGTTGAGGTCCCGGCGTTCGGCGAGACGCTCGCGGACCTCGTTAGCGGCCGCTCGGGTGTACGAGACCAGCAGAATGTCGTTGACGCCGACGCCGTCCTTGTCGAGTAGAGCTTCGACCCGGTCGAGCAGTTCGGTGGTTTTCCCGCTTCCGGGACCACCGAACAGTCGGGTCACACGTTCGTCCGTGTCCTGACTCATTACACCACCCCATGGTCCCCGCACTCATAAAACGATGTGAATCGGAGCGACCGTTCGACGGGAGGGTCGCGGGGCTACGCGGGGACTGCCGTTTCGGAAGGAGAACGGTGTCTACAGGGCGTTACGAAGTGTTTCTGGGCGACCGCGCCTCGCGCACTTCGCTTCCGTCTCGAATCTTGTCTTCGCATTCGGGGCACACTCGCGGGTTGTCTACCTCGCGCGGGGTGAATACTCGCGCGTAGGCGTCCGTCACGAACGACCCACAGTTCTGGCACTCAGGCATTTCTCTTGTGCCACTACGGAAATCTTACACTATATTTCTATCGACACTGACTCGAACGTCTCGAACGGCCGATTCTACCGGATACAACGCCTGAATACGGTTCCTGACTGTAAAAACAAATATTTTATAATTATGTCTTACTGATTACTTCGAGACCTTCCCCGCCGGGTGCATGAAGTCCGGAACCCCCCGATGGGGACGATGGCACCTGCTCTCGACGTGGGCGTTCGCCGAGCGAGCGTCACCCGAGCCATCGCATCAGGACGCCGACCGCAATCGTGACGATTCCGAGGATGGTCGCAATCGGCGGAATCGGCACGAACAACAGGACGACTCCGGCGAGGATGACGAGCGTCGAGAATCGGACCATACGTGCTGTAGGGTCCGTAGTCGGAAACCGATTGTCGCCGCTTGCGCCGCATCGAACGTCGAAAAAACGTGTTGCAGGTCAGATACTCGCGCGCTGTACGACAGCGAGAGTGACGCGACCGAAACTACGGTCGCCAACCGCATACCGAACATTCGCTCGCGGACGTATCGTGGAGTCCGCCGCACTCCGGACACTGTTTCTTGTTGTAGTCCTCCTGCCAGCCGACAGTCTCAGTTTCGTGGCCACGCTCGGACAGGAATTCGTCGAAAACGTCGTCGCCGGTCGGTGCGGTCGCCATACATGGTATGCTAATGCACACCACCCATATAACCGTGTCGGTGTAACAGGGTGCGTATCGAGGCGTCTCAACGCTTGATTTCTCGTGTGCGGGTTCCTATCGACCGGAGTAAGACCGGCTTAACCGCCGGTAGAGGCGGAGTGAGTTCAAAAAAGTCGGCCGCGCCGGTTCCGGCGCGCTACTCGAACGTCACGCCCACGTCGTGCATACCCTCGTTCTCTACCGCGATATTGATGAGAAGAGGAGTCATGCTCTCGACTTCCGCGGCGTTGGCCGTGCTACCCGCCCGAAGCGCCCGGAGGCCGTCGATTTGGTCGGCCAACTGGCGCACGGTCTCCACCGCGTCCTCGTCGTCGCCGACGACCAGCGTGTCGAGGTCGAGTTCCACGTCGAGGTTGGCGAGCCGGTCGGCCGAGAGGTTGTGGAAGGCACCGACGACCGGAACGCCCTCGGGCGCAACGTCGGCGACCAGTTCGGTGACGCTCCCGGCCTTCGGGGGCTTGTAGTGGAAGCCGTCCTCGTCGCGGTTCATCCCGACGGCAGGCGAGACCAGCACGTCGGCGTCCTCGATGCGGTCGGCGACGGCCTCTACGGTGTCTTTGACGTGGAACGCGGGCACCGCCAGCACCACCACGTCCGCCCGGTCGGCCGCCATCTCGTTGGCGAACCCCTTGATTTCGCGCTCGACGCCCAGACTGTCGAGTTCGGTCTCGTACTCGTCGGCCTTCCCGCGGGCCTTCTCGGGGTCTCGGGACCCGACGAGAATCTCGTGGTCGGTGTCTCGCGCCCACCGGAGCGCGAGGGCCTGTCCGATGTCGCCGGTCCCGCCGAGCAGTGCGATTCGCATACCCGCTACTCCGGGCGGACGGAAAGTAAGGTTTCCTGACTCCGGCAACGTGCGAGGTCACGGCGGGAAATTCTATAGAACTTTCTAAGACAACTATTTATTGCTTTTAGCAACGTACAGATATTCCGGCGCGCGTCGGGAACGACCGTCGGGCGCGAGCGGTCGTGGGCCTGCGTCCGCGGCCGTGCGGCCGCGGACGCTACGGGTCTCGACTCGTCAGCGCGGCCCATCCGCCGAAGTACGCCAGCCACGCGCCGAACCCGACCCCGGCCAGCGTGAACGCCGCGCGGACGCCCGAGGCGTCCGCGCGGCCGACCGCGAGCGCTAGCGCGCCCCCGGCGATTGCAACCACGACGGTACCGCCCACGAAGACGAGGTACCGACGCCACCACGGACCGACGGACCGCTGGCCGTACCGGGAGAGAGCCAGCAGTGCGACGACGAACGTCGGGCCGACGTACAGCAACTGGGTGAACGGGTCGGGCGGCGAGAGAATCGCACCGAGGACGAACGAAATCACGAGGGCGTCGGGAACCGCGCCCCCGAGTCGGGACCAATCCATGTCCGAAGTCAGCGTACGGCGGCCGGATAAAACCCTACTCCAGCAGGTCCGGGAGGTCGTTCACCGAGTCGAGTACGGCGTCCGCGCCCGCCTCGTCGTACTTCCGGCGGCCCTCCTCGCCGGTCAGTCCGCCGGTCAGCACCCCGACGCCGACGTACTCGCGGCCGGGGTCCTCGTCGTCGGCGTTTCGGGCGGTCTTCACGTCGTCTAAGGTGTCGCCGACGAAGACCACCGCGTCCGCGTCGAATCGCCCGGCTAGCGTGACCAGCGCGTGGGGATGGGGCTTGCCCTGCTCCCAGTCGTCCATCGTGAACCGCCGGTCGTCGGGCACGTCGAGATTCGCCCGTCGCTGGGCGATGTCGGCCTCGTCCGCGGGCCGTCCGGTGACGATGCCGAGCGGTCGGTCGCCGAGGGCGTCGAGCGTCTCGGATTCGAGCAGGACGGGTTCGTCGTGGATGAATCCCGGTGCGTCGAGTTCCGAGTCCGCGCCGCCGGGGTCGGAGTCCGCGCCCTCGATGTCGGCGTAGAGGTCCGCGCCGAGGTAGAGTCGCTGGAAGACATCGCGGAGTCGCTCGGGGTCCCAGTCGGCCCGTGCGCGCTCGCTTGCCTCCGGCGACAGCGCGTCGTCCACGACCGCTTCGGCGGCGTCGAGTCCGTCAGCGGATTCGGCGTCGTCGCTGGCGGCCCGGCGCGCCGCGATTCGGTCGGTGAACGTTTCGAGGTCCGTCTCCAGTCCCTCGCGGCGCGCGAGGACGAACAGCGCCGCGGCGTAGGTGAGTTCCCAGTCGTTGTTGAACCCGCCAGCGTCTTTGAACGACTGGATGGCCTCCTTCTCGATGGTGTCGCCGTAGACGTGCGCGATGGACTCCACGATTGCCCGCCGGTAGGAGTCGGCCACGTCCACGACTACTCCGTCGATGTCCAGCACGACCGCGTCTGCTTGCATGCGAGGTGGTAGTGAATCGGCGCTCAAGGGTCTTCCGACGGAAACCGCAACACTTCTAGCTCGGTCGGTCGGAGTCGTCGCATGGACCACGACAGACTCGGCGAGTTGTACGGCCGAGACGACTACTACTGGGGGACGGAACCCAACGACCTCGCGGAGACGGCGCTCGGCCACCTCGCCGACCCCGAGGAAGCAGTCGTCGCGGACGTGGGCGCGGGCGAGGGGAGAGACGCGGTGTTCTTCGCCGAGCGAGGCGCGACGGTCTACGCCATCGACCCAATCGCGGAAGGACTGGAGAAGGCCGAGCGACTCGCCGCCGACCGGGATGTCGAGGTCCGGACCCGAGTCGGCGACGTGAACGACCTCGAACTCCCCGAGACGGTGGACCTGTTCTACTCCATCGGGACCGTCCAGTATCTCCAGCCCGAGAACCGCGCCGCGCAGTTCGACCACTTCCACGAGGCGA
It contains:
- the npdG gene encoding NADPH-dependent F420 reductase, which encodes MRIALLGGTGDIGQALALRWARDTDHEILVGSRDPEKARGKADEYETELDSLGVEREIKGFANEMAADRADVVVLAVPAFHVKDTVEAVADRIEDADVLVSPAVGMNRDEDGFHYKPPKAGSVTELVADVAPEGVPVVGAFHNLSADRLANLDVELDLDTLVVGDDEDAVETVRQLADQIDGLRALRAGSTANAAEVESMTPLLINIAVENEGMHDVGVTFE
- a CDS encoding DUF7534 family protein produces the protein MDWSRLGGAVPDALVISFVLGAILSPPDPFTQLLYVGPTFVVALLALSRYGQRSVGPWWRRYLVFVGGTVVVAIAGGALALAVGRADASGVRAAFTLAGVGFGAWLAYFGGWAALTSRDP
- a CDS encoding TIGR01548 family HAD-type hydrolase, producing the protein MQADAVVLDIDGVVVDVADSYRRAIVESIAHVYGDTIEKEAIQSFKDAGGFNNDWELTYAAALFVLARREGLETDLETFTDRIAARRAASDDAESADGLDAAEAVVDDALSPEASERARADWDPERLRDVFQRLYLGADLYADIEGADSDPGGADSELDAPGFIHDEPVLLESETLDALGDRPLGIVTGRPADEADIAQRRANLDVPDDRRFTMDDWEQGKPHPHALVTLAGRFDADAVVFVGDTLDDVKTARNADDEDPGREYVGVGVLTGGLTGEEGRRKYDEAGADAVLDSVNDLPDLLE
- a CDS encoding class I SAM-dependent methyltransferase — its product is MDHDRLGELYGRDDYYWGTEPNDLAETALGHLADPEEAVVADVGAGEGRDAVFFAERGATVYAIDPIAEGLEKAERLAADRDVEVRTRVGDVNDLELPETVDLFYSIGTVQYLQPENRAAQFDHFHEATRPGGVHAVFAFVDHPEVPTPPDWGDNEHFYEQGELRGYYDDWDVLDESALVFDDDSGGEPHRHAAEIVTARKS